In a single window of the Natronosalvus caseinilyticus genome:
- a CDS encoding cytochrome ubiquinol oxidase subunit I, producing MIDPVLASRLQFALTTIVHIIFPVMSMGLAPFLVYFTWKDIRTGEPIYEQLRRFWTKIFAVSFVVGTVTGIVLEFEFGTNFAAFSTTAGELFGGPLALEGMMAFMLEATFLGVFVFGRERVGDALYMVSAVAVGLGTWLSAVWILIANSWMQTPRGYELVTENDQVIVTLVDPIAAYANPRFPWMFVHMQNAAVESVALFMAGLGAYFVFRHHVWGYPVENVDFWETTLKFGLIALIVTAPLQVIHGDLYARHVFETQPQKFAAMEAVWVTDTYVPEYIVAFPTSLTDLLDPRAKSVFGIGIPGGASWLASGGDPQATIQGLEEFEGPQPPVAIVFWAFRIMVALGFWFILLAVWGGYRWWRGELLEDDLLHRALMLSAPLGIVAVELGWIVTEVGRQPWVIQDVMRTSDGVSPGLTGAEATLTLAGFAVVYLGLLTLYAYVVARIVRAGPPDVDGSAARDAPETPASEVSVDD from the coding sequence ATGATCGACCCGGTCCTCGCGAGCCGCCTCCAGTTCGCCCTCACGACCATCGTCCACATCATCTTTCCCGTGATGAGCATGGGGCTCGCACCGTTTCTCGTCTACTTCACGTGGAAGGACATTCGAACCGGCGAGCCCATCTACGAGCAGCTGCGCCGGTTCTGGACGAAGATCTTCGCCGTGAGTTTCGTCGTCGGGACCGTGACGGGAATCGTCCTCGAGTTCGAGTTCGGCACTAACTTCGCGGCGTTCTCGACGACCGCCGGCGAACTGTTCGGCGGGCCGCTCGCACTCGAGGGGATGATGGCGTTCATGCTCGAGGCGACGTTCCTCGGGGTCTTCGTCTTCGGTCGTGAGCGCGTCGGCGACGCGCTGTACATGGTCTCTGCGGTGGCCGTCGGCCTGGGAACGTGGCTGTCGGCCGTCTGGATTCTGATCGCGAACTCCTGGATGCAGACGCCGCGGGGCTACGAACTGGTCACGGAGAACGACCAGGTGATCGTCACTCTGGTCGACCCGATCGCCGCCTACGCCAACCCCCGGTTCCCGTGGATGTTCGTCCACATGCAAAACGCGGCGGTGGAATCCGTCGCCCTGTTCATGGCCGGCCTGGGCGCGTACTTCGTCTTTCGCCATCACGTGTGGGGCTACCCCGTCGAGAACGTCGACTTCTGGGAGACGACGCTCAAGTTCGGCCTGATCGCGCTAATCGTCACCGCCCCGCTGCAGGTGATCCACGGCGACCTCTACGCCCGCCACGTCTTCGAGACCCAGCCCCAGAAGTTCGCCGCGATGGAGGCCGTCTGGGTGACCGACACCTACGTCCCCGAGTACATCGTCGCGTTCCCGACGAGCCTCACCGACCTGCTCGATCCGCGTGCAAAGAGCGTGTTCGGCATCGGCATCCCGGGCGGGGCGTCGTGGCTCGCCAGCGGCGGCGACCCGCAGGCGACGATCCAGGGCCTCGAGGAGTTCGAGGGCCCCCAGCCGCCCGTCGCGATCGTCTTCTGGGCGTTTCGCATCATGGTCGCGCTCGGCTTCTGGTTCATCCTGCTGGCCGTCTGGGGCGGCTACCGCTGGTGGCGCGGCGAACTCCTCGAGGACGACCTGCTCCACAGGGCGCTGATGCTCTCGGCACCGCTCGGCATCGTCGCAGTCGAGTTAGGGTGGATCGTCACCGAGGTCGGCCGCCAGCCCTGGGTCATCCAGGACGTCATGCGGACGAGCGACGGCGTCTCGCCGGGACTTACTGGGGCCGAAGCGACGCTGACGCTCGCCGGGTTCGCCGTCGTCTACCTCGGCTTGCTCACGCTCTACGCGTACGTCGTCGCCAGGATCGTTCGCGCCGGGCCGCCGGACGTCGACGGATCCGCCGCTCGAGACGCGCCCGAGACGCCGGCATCCGAGGTGAGCGTTGATGACTGA
- a CDS encoding cation diffusion facilitator family transporter — MASSTKVVLAALFANGAIAVLKFIGFTLTGSPAMLSETYHSISDTGNQVFLLIGIRYGAQEANRSHPFGHGKAQFFYSFLVSIMLFGIAGWESAKHGYQALRAGEVHRASEPVPILGASVDPIYVNYAVLIGAIVFETYAFWKAYQGITAQMDEYGWETLREAFRKTSDVTTLTALTEDAIALAGAGIALFGIYLSRTFENPIYDAGAALLIGILLMGFAVALAWENKRLILGESLPEPAEDELRDIVAGWDGVVDLVDFRTVYFGPEKLLVTADVAFDPTLDTETIDDRITDIEDALREHDGQIRRVYIEPETGELGSA; from the coding sequence ATGGCCAGTAGCACTAAAGTCGTGCTCGCCGCGCTGTTCGCGAACGGGGCGATCGCCGTCCTCAAATTCATCGGCTTCACGCTCACTGGGAGCCCCGCGATGCTCTCGGAGACCTATCACTCGATTTCTGACACCGGGAACCAGGTCTTCTTGCTGATCGGCATCCGCTACGGCGCCCAGGAAGCGAACCGGTCGCACCCGTTCGGCCACGGCAAGGCGCAGTTTTTCTACAGCTTTCTCGTGAGCATCATGCTCTTCGGCATCGCCGGCTGGGAGAGCGCGAAACACGGGTACCAGGCGTTGCGGGCGGGCGAGGTCCACCGGGCGAGCGAACCCGTACCGATACTCGGCGCCTCGGTCGACCCTATCTACGTCAACTACGCGGTCCTGATCGGAGCGATCGTCTTCGAGACGTACGCCTTCTGGAAGGCCTACCAGGGCATCACCGCTCAGATGGACGAGTACGGCTGGGAGACCTTACGCGAGGCCTTCCGCAAGACCAGCGACGTGACGACGCTGACTGCCCTCACCGAGGACGCCATCGCCCTCGCCGGTGCCGGCATCGCCCTCTTCGGGATCTACCTCTCGAGGACGTTCGAGAACCCGATCTACGACGCCGGAGCCGCCCTCCTCATCGGTATCCTGCTCATGGGATTCGCCGTCGCACTGGCCTGGGAGAACAAGCGGCTCATCCTCGGCGAGAGCCTCCCCGAGCCCGCCGAGGACGAACTTCGCGACATCGTCGCCGGCTGGGACGGCGTCGTCGACCTGGTCGACTTCCGGACGGTCTACTTCGGTCCCGAGAAGCTGCTGGTCACCGCCGACGTCGCGTTCGATCCGACTCTCGATACGGAAACCATCGACGACCGGATTACCGACATCGAGGACGCCCTGCGCGAACACGACGGTCAGATCCGGCGCGTCTACATCGAACCCGAGACGGGGGAACTCGGTTCGGCCTGA
- a CDS encoding Hvo_1808 family surface protein → MGIGNTRVAVVAAFVALIVLSGTVAGTVGAVPPATDANGIDGTTLEGETASEAVLEGPTANRTSLEGQTASTLDFAQDDGDLVQACAADPPEDFDAPADGNDTVGWFDGYWYNQPLEVDASDGLTQAELEKVSARTAARIEALRCLSFETLPPVEIVDRETFAEESAGQYEDVDQRTRQFDNAQFETLLLIGSGQDAVDVRQADRNATVGGYYDYVNDEIVVISENSDQLQLDEAILAHELGHALQDQHFPLEEYVRNTTDRDNAVLGVIEGDTHRMEQQYLAYCENDQWNEPCILDDGVDGEEGEQGQAQAPPNWGLYFMQFQPYSDGPSFVQSVYDEGGWEAVNALYDDMPDSAVEVIYPERYGEFEANDLEVPDRSSDDWERLTFEEGPNYNVIGQAGLSAMFMDPAYDGTPVVPPESFLNLEASGEVNTTDPLNYDLEATSGWQGDKLYAYENGDGETATVWALEWENADEAATFVETYERLIEVRGGERVDGTAHTYAFGDGSAFDMALTIYPEDDRLLIVTAPTVDDLTAVHGGVEVLEAGESPLVDGDGETDESDGSNDSNGSESDADGDDSSDDESTDDDSIPGFGIGAAVSALLLSFAGLARVRRNR, encoded by the coding sequence ATGGGAATCGGGAACACACGGGTTGCGGTCGTCGCCGCGTTCGTCGCGCTGATCGTCCTCTCGGGGACCGTCGCTGGGACCGTCGGCGCGGTCCCCCCCGCTACGGACGCCAACGGGATCGACGGAACGACGCTCGAAGGGGAGACGGCGAGCGAGGCAGTACTCGAGGGACCAACGGCGAACAGGACGTCACTCGAGGGGCAGACTGCCTCGACCCTCGATTTCGCCCAGGACGACGGCGACCTCGTCCAGGCGTGCGCCGCGGACCCGCCGGAAGACTTCGATGCACCCGCGGACGGAAACGACACCGTCGGCTGGTTCGACGGTTACTGGTACAACCAGCCACTCGAGGTCGACGCCTCTGACGGCCTGACCCAGGCGGAACTCGAGAAGGTCAGTGCCCGGACGGCTGCCCGAATCGAGGCGCTCCGGTGTCTCTCCTTCGAGACGCTGCCGCCGGTCGAAATCGTCGACCGCGAGACGTTCGCCGAGGAGAGCGCCGGCCAGTACGAGGACGTCGACCAGCGAACCCGGCAGTTCGACAACGCCCAGTTCGAGACCCTGCTGCTCATCGGAAGCGGCCAGGACGCAGTCGACGTGCGCCAGGCGGACCGAAACGCGACCGTCGGCGGCTACTACGACTACGTGAACGACGAAATCGTCGTCATCTCCGAGAACAGCGACCAACTACAACTCGACGAGGCGATCCTCGCCCACGAACTGGGCCACGCCCTCCAGGACCAGCACTTCCCGCTCGAGGAGTACGTCCGCAACACCACCGACCGCGACAACGCCGTCCTGGGCGTCATCGAGGGCGACACCCACCGCATGGAACAGCAGTACCTCGCGTACTGCGAGAACGACCAGTGGAACGAACCCTGTATCCTCGACGACGGCGTCGACGGTGAGGAGGGCGAGCAGGGACAGGCCCAGGCGCCTCCCAACTGGGGGCTGTACTTCATGCAGTTCCAGCCCTACAGTGACGGCCCCTCGTTCGTCCAGTCGGTCTACGACGAGGGAGGCTGGGAGGCCGTCAACGCCCTCTACGACGACATGCCGGACTCCGCCGTCGAGGTGATCTACCCCGAGCGCTACGGCGAGTTCGAAGCGAACGACCTCGAGGTTCCCGACCGCTCGAGTGACGACTGGGAACGACTCACGTTCGAGGAGGGGCCGAACTACAACGTAATCGGGCAGGCCGGCCTCTCGGCGATGTTCATGGACCCCGCCTACGACGGGACGCCGGTCGTTCCCCCGGAATCGTTCCTGAACCTCGAGGCCAGCGGTGAGGTCAACACCACCGATCCCCTGAACTACGACCTCGAGGCCACGAGCGGCTGGCAGGGCGACAAACTGTACGCCTACGAGAACGGCGACGGCGAGACGGCGACCGTCTGGGCCCTCGAGTGGGAAAACGCCGACGAGGCCGCCACCTTCGTCGAGACCTACGAGCGACTGATCGAGGTCCGGGGCGGCGAGCGCGTCGACGGCACCGCCCACACCTACGCGTTCGGCGACGGCTCCGCGTTCGACATGGCGCTGACGATCTACCCCGAGGACGACCGCCTCTTGATCGTCACCGCGCCCACCGTCGACGACCTGACGGCCGTCCACGGCGGCGTCGAGGTGCTCGAGGCGGGTGAAAGCCCGCTCGTGGACGGTGACGGTGAGACCGACGAATCGGACGGCTCGAACGACTCGAACGGCTCCGAGAGCGACGCGGACGGTGACGACTCGAGCGACGACGAGTCGACCGACGACGACAGCATTCCCGGATTCGGGATCGGTGCCGCCGTGAGCGCCCTGCTCCTCTCGTTCGCGGGCCTGGCTCGCGTCCGTCGGAATCGATAG
- a CDS encoding ATP-dependent DNA helicase: protein MDRIYNSLVRGQNVLFEGACGTGKTLSALVPALEVAREQDKTVVITTNVHQQMRQFVAEARAITREESIRAVVFKGKSSMCHIDVGYEECQALRDNTRALVEAESDHAQLEQRQRDLLAESQAGSESAADARAAVMDELENLEEQIDDLEEANVCDHYRNNLLDTEATDEFFGWLFEDVRTPDEIYEYADQRELCGYELLKEGLEGVDLVVCNYHHLLDPMIREQFFRWLGRDPDDVIAVFDEAHNVEDAARDHASRECSERTFDSALDELAETEDPRTDDAANVLEAFRDALVETYEDSFGFGQRESVGDNWEDVPISNENRRDDLTLAFLQAYSGQGIEGDLEAARKLGQHLDEKYEEAYREGETATRTECQTLEAAAFVAAWMDEGTDQGLYPVVSVRRDAGTDEVYGQAELYSCLPRHVTGQLFEAVSGTVLMSATIQPFEVTENVLGLEECVTMAYGLQFPEDRRRTYAVETPALFASARDDPDVQAAVEEAIYDAVRMTPGNTLAFFPNYGEAARYAERLESRTDATVYLDEPGVGAEELRQQFVADEHAVCCTSLWGTLAEGVSFDGDDAHTVLVVGVPYPHLDDRAEAVQEAYDVAFEGTDTGWRYAVEIPTVRKTRQALGRVIRSPEDVGVRALLDRRYSRRAKSDLGTYSVNGTFPHEEREELLDLDPEKLKFAMMNFYGDHDRYAGEPPAP, encoded by the coding sequence ATGGACCGCATCTACAACAGCCTCGTGCGCGGGCAGAACGTCCTCTTCGAGGGAGCCTGCGGGACCGGCAAGACCCTCTCGGCGCTCGTCCCCGCCCTCGAGGTGGCCCGCGAGCAGGACAAGACGGTCGTCATCACGACGAACGTCCACCAGCAGATGCGCCAGTTCGTCGCCGAGGCTCGAGCGATCACCCGCGAGGAGTCCATCCGCGCGGTGGTCTTCAAGGGCAAGTCCTCGATGTGTCACATCGACGTCGGCTACGAGGAGTGTCAGGCCCTGCGGGACAACACCCGCGCGCTCGTCGAGGCCGAGAGCGACCATGCCCAGCTCGAGCAGCGCCAGCGCGACTTACTCGCCGAGAGCCAGGCCGGCAGCGAGTCGGCCGCGGATGCTCGCGCAGCCGTGATGGACGAACTCGAGAACCTCGAGGAGCAAATCGACGACCTCGAGGAGGCGAACGTCTGTGACCACTACCGAAACAATTTGCTCGATACCGAGGCCACCGACGAGTTCTTCGGCTGGCTGTTCGAGGACGTCCGGACGCCCGACGAAATCTACGAGTACGCCGACCAGCGCGAGCTCTGCGGTTACGAACTGCTGAAGGAGGGCCTCGAGGGGGTCGACCTCGTGGTCTGTAACTACCACCACCTGCTCGATCCGATGATTCGCGAGCAGTTCTTCCGCTGGCTCGGGCGCGATCCGGACGACGTCATCGCCGTCTTCGACGAAGCGCACAACGTCGAGGACGCCGCGCGCGACCACGCCAGCCGCGAGTGTTCGGAGCGAACTTTCGACAGCGCGCTTGACGAACTCGCCGAGACGGAGGACCCGCGGACCGACGACGCCGCGAACGTGCTCGAGGCGTTTCGCGACGCGCTGGTCGAGACCTACGAGGACAGCTTCGGCTTCGGTCAGCGCGAGTCGGTCGGCGACAACTGGGAGGACGTCCCGATCAGCAACGAGAACCGTCGGGACGACCTCACGCTCGCCTTCCTGCAGGCGTACTCGGGCCAGGGAATCGAGGGCGACCTCGAGGCCGCGCGCAAACTCGGCCAGCACCTCGACGAGAAGTACGAGGAGGCCTACCGCGAGGGCGAGACGGCGACCCGGACGGAGTGCCAGACCCTCGAGGCGGCCGCGTTCGTCGCGGCCTGGATGGACGAGGGGACCGACCAGGGGCTGTACCCCGTCGTCTCCGTCCGCCGGGACGCAGGCACCGACGAGGTCTACGGTCAGGCGGAACTCTACAGTTGCCTTCCTCGCCACGTCACCGGACAGCTCTTCGAGGCCGTCTCCGGGACGGTCCTGATGAGCGCGACCATCCAGCCGTTCGAGGTCACCGAGAACGTCCTCGGCCTCGAGGAGTGTGTGACGATGGCTTACGGGTTGCAATTCCCGGAGGATCGCCGGCGAACGTACGCCGTCGAGACGCCCGCACTGTTCGCCTCCGCCCGCGACGATCCCGACGTCCAGGCGGCGGTCGAGGAGGCCATCTACGACGCCGTCCGGATGACCCCCGGAAACACGCTCGCCTTCTTCCCGAACTACGGCGAGGCCGCCCGGTACGCTGAGCGCCTCGAGTCCCGGACCGACGCGACGGTATACCTCGACGAGCCGGGCGTCGGCGCCGAGGAACTTCGCCAGCAATTCGTCGCCGACGAACACGCCGTCTGCTGTACCTCGCTCTGGGGGACCCTCGCCGAGGGCGTGAGCTTCGACGGCGACGACGCCCACACGGTGCTGGTCGTCGGCGTCCCCTACCCGCACCTCGACGACCGAGCTGAGGCGGTGCAAGAGGCCTACGATGTCGCCTTCGAGGGGACCGACACCGGGTGGCGCTACGCCGTCGAGATTCCCACCGTTCGGAAGACCCGACAGGCGCTCGGGCGGGTGATCCGCTCGCCCGAGGACGTGGGCGTCCGCGCTCTCCTCGACCGACGCTACTCGCGACGGGCCAAATCCGACCTGGGAACCTACAGCGTCAACGGCACGTTCCCGCACGAGGAACGAGAGGAACTGCTGGACCTTGACCCCGAGAAGCTCAAGTTCGCGATGATGAACTTCTACGGCGACCACGACCGGTACGCAGGGGAGCCACCCGCGCCCTGA
- a CDS encoding cytochrome d ubiquinol oxidase subunit II, which produces MTDVDALAAEPLFGLPLADLWFGLLFFILGTFLFLDGFDFGAGALFATREDAEEREQLLAAIGPFWDGNEVWLVVFGGAMFAAFPSVYANLFSRHYLLMFAILGALIVRGLSPEMYEQRHDETWQTWWGRAFVVGSLTAPFFLGMFTANWLLGATTIVTLPGIIVGLALVALTVVDGAAFLRLKTRGDLRDDLRTDGYRALAAYLVLVVATIGSVYVAAPDLRAGLFSAPVVALVVATLTLAGVYAMATREDRYYLAFGAAAGLVFALVGIVAGLMYPAIDRAGGLTVESAIVSTLPLNLMSIGAAILLPLVFGYFAVLYSTFSGPIEAGESY; this is translated from the coding sequence ATGACTGACGTCGACGCACTCGCGGCCGAACCGCTGTTCGGGCTCCCGCTCGCGGACCTCTGGTTCGGCCTCCTGTTTTTCATCCTCGGGACGTTCCTGTTTCTCGACGGGTTCGACTTCGGCGCCGGCGCGCTGTTCGCGACGCGGGAGGACGCCGAGGAGCGTGAACAGCTTCTCGCCGCGATCGGGCCGTTCTGGGACGGCAACGAGGTGTGGCTCGTCGTGTTCGGCGGAGCCATGTTCGCGGCGTTTCCGTCCGTCTACGCCAACCTGTTCAGCCGCCACTACCTCCTGATGTTCGCTATCCTGGGCGCGCTCATCGTTCGCGGACTCTCCCCCGAAATGTACGAACAGCGCCACGACGAAACCTGGCAGACCTGGTGGGGGCGAGCGTTCGTCGTCGGCAGCCTCACGGCGCCGTTCTTCCTGGGGATGTTTACGGCGAACTGGCTGCTCGGGGCGACGACGATCGTCACGCTGCCGGGAATTATCGTCGGACTCGCCCTCGTCGCGCTGACCGTCGTCGACGGTGCGGCGTTCCTCCGGCTGAAGACGCGAGGGGACCTGCGCGACGACCTCCGGACGGACGGCTACCGGGCGCTCGCCGCGTACCTCGTCCTGGTCGTGGCGACGATTGGCTCCGTCTACGTCGCGGCGCCCGACCTCCGAGCGGGCCTCTTCTCCGCGCCGGTCGTCGCGCTCGTTGTCGCGACGCTCACCCTCGCCGGCGTGTACGCGATGGCGACGCGGGAGGACCGATACTACCTCGCCTTCGGCGCCGCTGCGGGGCTCGTCTTCGCTCTGGTCGGCATCGTCGCCGGCCTGATGTATCCGGCTATCGACCGGGCCGGCGGCCTGACGGTCGAGTCGGCTATCGTCTCGACGCTCCCGCTTAACCTCATGTCGATCGGGGCAGCGATCTTGCTCCCGCTGGTCTTCGGGTACTTCGCCGTTCTGTACTCCACGTTTAGCGGCCCGATCGAAGCCGGTGAGTCCTACTGA
- a CDS encoding Hvo_1808 family surface protein has product MRTRGHLVLVTVTVTLLVVLAGCAAPLTTPSDAPASADRDLGTIYGYNATSTLEVDDPARLSRDELEAATYRAMARLEELRGLRYTEDVEVEVWSREELREWYGESEPADAFTNELWRAAFVVDGETDVNEAFDSLYGDSVLGFYVDGRIVVVTDDPDADRLRIDRTTLVHELAHALQDQQFGLERWGTTVDARRAETGLIEGEAELLAHRYEQRCRDDPAWECLPETSDGGLEGEGRSESGDEPSDGDDDGDGDGTSETSQPLNVGLYLSIYAPYAEGPTFVQSVYDAGGWDAVDATFADRPTSTSQLIHPERYPDDRPADVAVDDRSSPAWSPITDDGGDVRTETVGEATLFGALWANGALDHSLLDEERELSPYNYSHPATAGWTGDTFVAYEATAGDGSGEGGDGDGDGDANGATGHVWALEFRTPADADRFASAYERLLENRGAEEVDAERATYRIDDDEPFAGAYRLVVDGSRVELVGAPTVEGLEGIRPSEETGATTSIALGGSALEVPAAAGMVSVRV; this is encoded by the coding sequence ATGCGAACGCGCGGCCACCTCGTTCTCGTCACCGTCACTGTCACCCTCCTCGTCGTCCTCGCCGGCTGTGCGGCCCCCTTGACGACACCGAGCGACGCGCCCGCCTCCGCCGATCGGGATCTGGGAACGATCTACGGCTACAACGCGACGAGCACGCTCGAGGTCGACGACCCCGCTCGGCTGAGTCGGGACGAACTCGAGGCCGCCACCTACCGCGCGATGGCTCGCCTCGAGGAGCTTCGCGGCCTTCGGTACACCGAGGACGTTGAGGTCGAGGTGTGGTCCCGCGAAGAACTCCGCGAGTGGTACGGCGAGAGCGAGCCCGCCGACGCGTTCACGAACGAACTCTGGCGCGCCGCGTTCGTCGTCGATGGCGAGACCGACGTCAACGAGGCATTCGACTCGCTGTACGGCGATTCTGTGCTGGGCTTCTACGTCGACGGGCGAATCGTCGTCGTCACCGACGACCCCGACGCCGACCGCCTCCGAATCGACCGTACCACGCTCGTCCACGAACTCGCCCACGCCCTCCAGGACCAGCAGTTCGGCCTCGAGCGCTGGGGAACGACCGTCGACGCGCGCCGCGCGGAAACCGGGCTCATCGAGGGCGAAGCCGAACTGCTCGCCCATCGCTACGAGCAGCGGTGTCGCGACGATCCGGCGTGGGAGTGCCTGCCCGAAACGAGCGACGGCGGACTCGAGGGAGAGGGCAGGTCAGAGAGCGGCGACGAACCATCGGACGGCGACGACGATGGCGACGGTGACGGTACCAGCGAAACGAGCCAGCCGCTGAACGTCGGTCTCTACCTCTCGATTTACGCACCGTACGCCGAGGGGCCGACGTTCGTCCAGTCGGTCTACGACGCCGGCGGCTGGGACGCCGTCGACGCCACCTTCGCCGACCGGCCGACGAGCACCAGCCAGCTCATCCATCCCGAGCGCTACCCCGACGACCGGCCGGCCGACGTCGCGGTCGACGATCGCTCGAGTCCCGCGTGGTCGCCGATCACCGACGACGGCGGCGACGTCCGAACCGAGACCGTCGGCGAGGCGACCCTCTTCGGGGCGCTGTGGGCCAACGGGGCGCTGGATCACTCCCTGCTCGACGAGGAACGCGAGTTGTCGCCGTACAACTACTCACATCCCGCCACCGCGGGGTGGACCGGCGACACGTTCGTCGCATACGAGGCGACGGCTGGCGACGGTTCGGGTGAAGGCGGGGACGGAGACGGCGATGGCGACGCAAACGGAGCCACCGGCCACGTCTGGGCCCTCGAGTTCCGCACGCCAGCGGACGCCGACCGCTTCGCCAGCGCTTACGAGCGCCTGCTCGAGAACCGGGGTGCCGAGGAAGTCGACGCCGAGCGCGCGACGTACCGAATCGATGACGACGAGCCCTTCGCCGGGGCCTATCGGCTCGTCGTCGACGGGAGCCGCGTCGAACTCGTCGGCGCGCCGACGGTCGAGGGGCTCGAGGGGATTCGCCCGTCCGAAGAAACGGGGGCGACGACGTCGATAGCACTCGGTGGAAGCGCGCTCGAGGTGCCGGCAGCGGCCGGGATGGTTTCGGTCCGGGTTTGA
- a CDS encoding DUF5828 family protein produces MEESISGFKVRGDWGDVVEHGERITQALRETGVDDPDLDAGARLARAFEEWDEWRPKAHERLETEVSEKTAEQASVEEGKGEKAGKNPDDDLKTAGEKLSASYEALEADEADEAVDSWRESVDYVARAADTAGRKAIRRVEDTVYQKVMTQLAPYYFDNELVSANIQQSGRGNGTQFVFEVNVNDDVLKSDVSDLLTEYEDEVDRWHVETEKDTERAEAVEGVEPPPEPSDGSRSTTN; encoded by the coding sequence ATGGAAGAGAGTATTTCGGGATTCAAAGTCCGCGGTGACTGGGGCGACGTCGTCGAGCACGGCGAGCGAATCACCCAGGCCCTCCGCGAGACGGGCGTCGACGATCCCGACCTCGACGCCGGTGCGCGGTTAGCCCGCGCGTTCGAGGAGTGGGACGAGTGGCGACCCAAGGCCCACGAGCGCCTCGAGACCGAGGTCAGCGAGAAGACGGCCGAGCAGGCCAGCGTCGAGGAGGGCAAGGGCGAAAAGGCCGGCAAAAATCCCGACGACGACCTCAAGACGGCCGGCGAGAAGTTGTCGGCGTCGTACGAGGCCCTCGAGGCCGACGAGGCGGACGAGGCCGTCGACAGCTGGCGAGAGTCGGTCGATTACGTCGCGCGCGCGGCCGACACCGCCGGCCGTAAGGCGATTCGACGGGTCGAGGACACCGTCTACCAGAAGGTGATGACCCAGCTCGCGCCGTACTACTTCGACAACGAACTCGTCAGCGCGAACATCCAGCAGAGCGGCCGGGGCAACGGCACCCAGTTCGTCTTCGAGGTGAACGTCAACGACGACGTTCTCAAGTCCGACGTCTCGGACCTGCTCACCGAGTACGAAGACGAGGTCGACCGCTGGCACGTCGAGACCGAGAAGGACACGGAACGAGCCGAGGCCGTCGAGGGCGTCGAGCCACCGCCGGAGCCCAGCGACGGGTCGCGGTCGACGACGAACTGA
- a CDS encoding 2'-5' RNA ligase family protein: MYSVNVPVPGRVRALAADLYPSLVGFDTVRDDHSLLLKRLGDAPQVDRLQHRAHRALAGAPAVEAAVTGIDYFAEPPLGSAPVVYLAVESPGLEQIHRDLTEVFDPVEGLEGPDYVPHVTLARGGDLETARRLADREIDKVTWTVSELEFFDGQYRLPVSRISLPA, from the coding sequence GTGTACAGCGTCAACGTCCCTGTTCCCGGCCGCGTCCGGGCGCTCGCAGCCGACCTCTATCCGTCGCTGGTCGGCTTCGACACCGTGCGGGACGACCACTCCCTCCTGCTCAAACGCCTCGGCGACGCCCCCCAGGTCGACCGCCTCCAGCACCGCGCTCACCGCGCCCTGGCGGGCGCCCCCGCAGTCGAGGCGGCGGTCACCGGCATCGACTACTTTGCGGAGCCGCCGCTCGGCTCGGCACCCGTGGTCTACCTCGCCGTCGAGAGTCCCGGCCTCGAGCAGATTCACCGCGACCTCACCGAGGTATTCGACCCCGTGGAGGGACTCGAGGGACCCGACTACGTCCCACACGTGACCCTGGCGCGGGGCGGCGACCTCGAGACTGCCCGTCGACTCGCCGACCGCGAGATTGACAAGGTGACGTGGACCGTGAGCGAACTCGAGTTCTTCGACGGCCAGTATCGTTTGCCCGTGAGTCGGATTTCGTTGCCGGCCTGA